One window from the genome of Mauremys mutica isolate MM-2020 ecotype Southern chromosome 4, ASM2049712v1, whole genome shotgun sequence encodes:
- the LOC123370524 gene encoding serine protease 27-like: MMGGLCSQLAALLLLLLLPSPAHGAEESQDQPVFSRIIGGQDAQEGRWPWQVSVQKYDKKHEYDHICGGSLISAQWVVSAAHCFDFSTPVSAYRMNLGEHQLSNPSPTRISSPVRRIVRHPDYNENTGVADVALVQLTEPVAFTDTIRPVSLPGPSTQSPAGEQCWVTGWGPIGWGCGDTLPPPRTLQELRVPLVDSSTCRERFGEQSHWIQDDMLCAGARGDPNGPCKLRYFGDSGGPLVCPRNGNFILAGLVSWGIKCTQSTPVPPGVYVRVPVYVNWIQNVTGGAGLSIVSPAVLSAGTMPPGPLSNGLVCSCLVMALLLAGLLLTAL, encoded by the exons ATGATGggggggctctgctcccagctggccgcgctgctcctgctgctgctgctgccgtctCCAGCGCATG GTGCTGAGGAGAGTCAAGATCAGCCAG TGTTCAGCCGTATCATAGGGGGGCAGGATGCACAGGAGGGTCGATGGCCCTGGCAGGTCAGTGTGCAGAAATATGACAAAAAGCACGAATACGACCACATCTGTGGAGGATCCCTCATCTCAGCCCAGTGGGTGGTGTCAGCTGCTCACTGCTTCGATTT CTCTACCCCGGTCTCTGCCTATCGCATGAACCTGGGGGAGCACCAGctctccaacccctcccccacccggatCTCGTCCCCCGTGCGTCGCATCGTCAGGCACCCCGACTACAACGAGAACACGGGCGTCGCCGACGTCGCCCTGGTGCAGCTGACAGAACCTGTCGCCTTCACGGACACCATCCGCCCCGTCTCCCTGCCGGGCCCCTCCACCCAGTCCCCAGCCGGGGAACAGTGCTGGGTCACGGGCTGGGGCCCCATTGGATGGGGGtgtggag ATACGCTTCCGCCGCCCCGGACGCTTCAGGAGTTGCGGGTTCCTCTCGTCGACTCGTCAACCTGCAGAG AGCGCTTTGGGGAGCAGAGCCACTGGATCCAAGATGACATGCTGTGTGCTGGGGCCAGGGGTGACCCTAATGGCCCCTGCAAGCTGAGATACTTT GGTGACTCCGGGGGGCCTCTGGTCTGTCCAAGGAATGGCAACTTCATCCTGGCTGGGCTCGTCAGCTGGGGGATTAAGTGCACACAGTCCACACCTGTCCCACCAGGGGTGTACGTCCGGGTCCCAGTCTATGTCAACTGGATCCAGAATGTCACGGGTGGCGCTGGCCTCTCGATCGTCTCTCCTGCCGTACTCAGTGCCGGTACCATGCCACCGGGGCCCCTCAGCAATGGCTTAGTTTGCTCATGCCTAGTGATGGCTCTGCTCCTTGCTGGGCTCCTGCTGACAGCCCTGTGa